From a region of the Arvicanthis niloticus isolate mArvNil1 chromosome 6, mArvNil1.pat.X, whole genome shotgun sequence genome:
- the Dnaja3 gene encoding dnaJ homolog subfamily A member 3, mitochondrial isoform X2 — protein sequence MAARCSPRWLRVAVGTPRLPAAAGRRVPQPQGGVVAAPLCRKLCVSAFGLSLGAHGPRALLTLRPGVRLTGPESFPFVCTASFHTSASLAKDDYYQILGVPRNASQKDIKKAYYQLAKKYHPDTNKDDPKAKEKFSQLAEAYEVLSDEVKRKQYDAYGSAGFDPGASSSGQGYWRGGPSVDPEELFRKIFGEFSSSPFGDFQNVFDQPQEYIMELTFNQAAKGVNKEFTVNIMDTCERCDGKGNEPGTKVQNCHYCGGSGMETINTGPFVMRSTCRRCGGRGSIITNPCVVCRGAGQAKQKKRVTIPVPAGVEDGQTVRMPVGKREIFVTFRVQKSPVFRRDGADIHSDLFISIAQAILGGTAKAQGLYETINVTIPAGIQTDQKIRLTGKGIPRINSYGYGDHYIHIKIRVPKRLSSRQQNLILSYAEDETDVEGTVNGVTHTSTGKRSTGN from the exons ATGGCTGCGCGGTGTTCCCCACGCTGGTTGAGGGTGGCGGTGGGGACCCCCCGGCTGCCGGCTGCAGCGGGGAGACGGGTCCCGCAGCCCCAGGGGGGCGTAGTGGCAGCACCCCTGTGTCGCAagctgtgtgtctctgccttCGGGCTTTCCTTGGGCGCTCACGGCCCCCGGGCGCTGCTGACATTGAGACCGGGTGTCCGCCTCACAG GACCAGAAAGTTTCCCTTTTGTTTGTACCGCCTCCTTCCACACAAGTGCTTCTTTGGCCAAAGATGATTATTACCAGATACTGGGAGTACCCCGAAATGCCAGCCAGAAAGACATCAAGAAAGCCTATTACCAG cTTGCCAAGAAATATCATCCAGACACAAATAAGGATGATCCCAAAGCCAAGGAGAAGTTTTCCCAGCTGGCAGAAGCTTATGAG GTGTTGAGTGATGAAGTGAAGAGGAAGCAGTATGACGCTTACGGCTCTGCTGGCTTTGACCCTGGGGCCAGCAGCTCTGGGCAGGGCTACTGGAGAGGAGGTCCCTCTGTTGACCCCGAGGAGCTGTTCAGGAAGATCTTTGGGGAGTTCTCATCTTCTCCTTTTGGTGATTTCCAAAATGTGTTTGATCAGCCTCAGGAA TACATCATGGAATTGACGTTCAATCAAGCTGCCAAGGGCGTCAACAAAGAGTTCACTGTGAACATCATGGATACCTGTGAGCGATGTGACGGCAAGGGGAATGAGCCTGGAACCAAAGTGCAGAATTGCCACTACTGTGGCGGCTCGGGCATG GAAACTATCAATACAGGTCCTTTTGTGATGCGTTCCACATGTCGGAGATGTGGTGGTCGGGGCTCCATCATCACAAATCCCTGTGTGGTCTGCAGAGGAGCAGGACAAGCCAAGCAGAAGAAGCGAGTGACAATCCCTGTGCCTGCAG GTGTTGAAGATGGTCAGACTGTAAGGATGCCTGTGGGAAAACGAGAAATTTTTGTCACATTCAGG GTGCAGAAAAGCCCTGTGTTCCGGAGGGACGGTGCAGACATCCACTCCGACCTCTTTATTTCAATAGCTCAAGCTATTCTTGGGGGCACGGCCAAAGCCCAGGGCCTGTATGAGACAATCAATGTGACG ATCCCTGCTGGgattcagacagaccagaagattCGCTTGACTGGGAAAGGCATCCCCCGGATTAATAGCTATGGCTACGGTGACCACTATATTCACATCAAGATCAGAGTTCCAAA GAGGCTAAGCAGTAGGCAGCAGAACCTGATCCTGAGCTATGCTGAGGATGAGACTGACGTGGAGGGGACGGTGAACGGAGTCACCCACACAAGCACTG GAAAACGGTCAACTGGAAACTAG
- the Dnaja3 gene encoding dnaJ homolog subfamily A member 3, mitochondrial isoform X1, with amino-acid sequence MAARCSPRWLRVAVGTPRLPAAAGRRVPQPQGGVVAAPLCRKLCVSAFGLSLGAHGPRALLTLRPGVRLTGPESFPFVCTASFHTSASLAKDDYYQILGVPRNASQKDIKKAYYQLAKKYHPDTNKDDPKAKEKFSQLAEAYEVLSDEVKRKQYDAYGSAGFDPGASSSGQGYWRGGPSVDPEELFRKIFGEFSSSPFGDFQNVFDQPQEYIMELTFNQAAKGVNKEFTVNIMDTCERCDGKGNEPGTKVQNCHYCGGSGMETINTGPFVMRSTCRRCGGRGSIITNPCVVCRGAGQAKQKKRVTIPVPAGVEDGQTVRMPVGKREIFVTFRVQKSPVFRRDGADIHSDLFISIAQAILGGTAKAQGLYETINVTIPAGIQTDQKIRLTGKGIPRINSYGYGDHYIHIKIRVPKRLSSRQQNLILSYAEDETDVEGTVNGVTHTSTGGRTMDSSAGSKDRREAGEDNEGFLSKLKKMFTS; translated from the exons ATGGCTGCGCGGTGTTCCCCACGCTGGTTGAGGGTGGCGGTGGGGACCCCCCGGCTGCCGGCTGCAGCGGGGAGACGGGTCCCGCAGCCCCAGGGGGGCGTAGTGGCAGCACCCCTGTGTCGCAagctgtgtgtctctgccttCGGGCTTTCCTTGGGCGCTCACGGCCCCCGGGCGCTGCTGACATTGAGACCGGGTGTCCGCCTCACAG GACCAGAAAGTTTCCCTTTTGTTTGTACCGCCTCCTTCCACACAAGTGCTTCTTTGGCCAAAGATGATTATTACCAGATACTGGGAGTACCCCGAAATGCCAGCCAGAAAGACATCAAGAAAGCCTATTACCAG cTTGCCAAGAAATATCATCCAGACACAAATAAGGATGATCCCAAAGCCAAGGAGAAGTTTTCCCAGCTGGCAGAAGCTTATGAG GTGTTGAGTGATGAAGTGAAGAGGAAGCAGTATGACGCTTACGGCTCTGCTGGCTTTGACCCTGGGGCCAGCAGCTCTGGGCAGGGCTACTGGAGAGGAGGTCCCTCTGTTGACCCCGAGGAGCTGTTCAGGAAGATCTTTGGGGAGTTCTCATCTTCTCCTTTTGGTGATTTCCAAAATGTGTTTGATCAGCCTCAGGAA TACATCATGGAATTGACGTTCAATCAAGCTGCCAAGGGCGTCAACAAAGAGTTCACTGTGAACATCATGGATACCTGTGAGCGATGTGACGGCAAGGGGAATGAGCCTGGAACCAAAGTGCAGAATTGCCACTACTGTGGCGGCTCGGGCATG GAAACTATCAATACAGGTCCTTTTGTGATGCGTTCCACATGTCGGAGATGTGGTGGTCGGGGCTCCATCATCACAAATCCCTGTGTGGTCTGCAGAGGAGCAGGACAAGCCAAGCAGAAGAAGCGAGTGACAATCCCTGTGCCTGCAG GTGTTGAAGATGGTCAGACTGTAAGGATGCCTGTGGGAAAACGAGAAATTTTTGTCACATTCAGG GTGCAGAAAAGCCCTGTGTTCCGGAGGGACGGTGCAGACATCCACTCCGACCTCTTTATTTCAATAGCTCAAGCTATTCTTGGGGGCACGGCCAAAGCCCAGGGCCTGTATGAGACAATCAATGTGACG ATCCCTGCTGGgattcagacagaccagaagattCGCTTGACTGGGAAAGGCATCCCCCGGATTAATAGCTATGGCTACGGTGACCACTATATTCACATCAAGATCAGAGTTCCAAA GAGGCTAAGCAGTAGGCAGCAGAACCTGATCCTGAGCTATGCTGAGGATGAGACTGACGTGGAGGGGACGGTGAACGGAGTCACCCACACAAGCACTG GTGGTAGAACCATGGATAGCTCCGCAGGAAGCAAGGATAGGCGAGAGGCTGGGGAGGACAATGAGGGATTCCTTTCCAAACTTAAGAAAATGTTTACTTCCTGA
- the Nmral1 gene encoding nmrA-like family domain-containing protein 1, translated as MADKKLVVVFGATGAQGGSVARTLLEDGTFRVRVVTRDPEQRAAKELKQQGAEVVRGDQDNAASMEQALTGAHATFIVTNYWETCSQDREVQQGKLLADLAKRLGLHYVVYSGLENIRKLTAGRLAAGHFDGKGEVEEYFRDIGVPMTSVRLPCYFQNLLSYFLPRKAADGKSFLLDLPMGDVPMDGMSVSDLGPVVLSLLKKPEEYVGQNIGLSTCRHTAEEYAALLSKHTGKPVRHAKTTPEEYEKLGFQGAQDLANMFRFYALKPDRNIDLTLRLNPKAQTLDQWLEQHKGDFAQL; from the exons ATGGCTGATAAGAAACTGGTGGTGGTTTTTGGAGCCACAG GTGcccaaggtggctcagtggcacGTACATTGCTGGAAGATGGGACATTCAGGGTTCGAGTGGTAACAAGGGACCCTGAGCAGAGAGCAGCGAAAGAGCTGAAGCAGCAAGGTGCCGAGGTAGTGCGAGGAGACCAGGACAATGCGGCTAGCATGGAGCAGGCCCTGACTGGAGCTCATGCCACCTTCATTGTGACCAATTACTGGGAGACGTGCAGCCAGGACCGAGAAGTGCAGCAG GGCAAGCTTCTAGCTGATCTAGCCAAACGCTTGGGCCTCCACTATGTCGTGTACAGTGGCCTGGAGAACATCAGGAAGCTGACTGCTGGGAGGCTGGCCGCAGGACACTTTGATGGcaaaggggaggtggaggagtACTTCCGAGACATCGGTGTTCCCATGACCAGTGTGAGGCTGCCTTGCTACTTCCAGAACCTCCTTTCCTATTTCCTGCCCCGGAAAGCTGCAGATGGGAAGAGCTTCTTGCTGG ACTTGCCCATGGGCGATGTCCCCATGGATGGAATGTCTGTGAGTGACCTGGGTCCCGTGGTGCTCAGCTtgctgaagaagccagaagagtacGTAGGGCAGAACATCGGGCTCAGTACCTGCAGGCACACCGCAGAGGAGTATGCCGCTTTGCTTAGCAAGCACACTGGCAAGCCTGTACGTCATGCCAAG ACAACTCCTGAGGAATACGAGAAGCTTGGTTTCCAGGGGGCTCAAGACTTGGCCAACATGTTCCGTTTCTATGCCCTGAAACCTGACCGGAACATTGATCTGACCCTACGACTCAACCCCAAAGCCCAGACACTggaccagtggctggagcagcaCAAAGGGGACTTTGCACAGCTGTGA